In the genome of Candidatus Nitrosotenuis sp. DW1, one region contains:
- the ureC gene encoding urease subunit alpha has product MTLKIPRKTYVDLFGPTVGDRVRLADTDLIIEIEKNLLAYGDEVVFGGGKSARDGLGQASGVKRENSLDLVITNAIIMDPILGIVKGDIGIKDGVIVGIGNAGNPNIMDGIDMIISSNTEVISGEHTICTPGAIDTHIHFISPQQAIHAICSGTTTMIGGGTGPADGTNATTCTPGSWNIQRMIEAVDDLPLNFGFLGKGNDSQEIALMEQIEGGACGLKLHEDWGTTPATIDSALRVADKTDTQVAIHTDTLNECGYVDDTISAIDGRTIHTYHTEGAGGGHAPDIMKIAGEKNVLPSSTNPTRPFTVNTLSEHLDMMMVCHHLNPSVPEDVSFAESRIRGETIAAEDVLHDIGALSMMSSDSQAMGRVGEITTRNWQTADKMKKMTGRLVQESGENDNLRVKRYLAKITINPAITHGISHCVGSLQPGKIADIVVWTPQFFGIKPKLIIKGGMIAYSLMGDPNASIPTTEPVSYRPMFGSMGGAKHSTSVTFTSQIALDLGLPSKVKTSKKLVPVKNCRNIGKKDMIYNDLTPKIEINPETYEVRVDGNIATVDPVDKVSLARLYNLF; this is encoded by the coding sequence ATGACTCTGAAGATTCCGCGAAAGACGTACGTTGATCTTTTTGGTCCTACTGTGGGTGACAGAGTTAGACTTGCTGACACTGATCTGATAATTGAGATTGAAAAAAATCTTCTTGCATATGGAGATGAGGTGGTCTTTGGTGGAGGGAAAAGTGCCAGAGACGGGCTAGGCCAAGCAAGCGGTGTGAAAAGAGAAAACTCACTTGACCTTGTGATTACAAATGCAATCATCATGGATCCAATCTTGGGCATAGTCAAGGGGGACATTGGAATCAAAGATGGGGTTATAGTCGGAATCGGCAATGCGGGAAACCCAAACATAATGGATGGAATTGATATGATTATTTCGTCAAACACCGAAGTCATTTCGGGAGAACACACAATCTGTACTCCTGGCGCTATTGACACTCACATTCATTTCATTTCACCGCAGCAAGCAATACACGCAATTTGCAGTGGTACAACAACAATGATTGGGGGTGGAACGGGCCCCGCAGACGGTACCAATGCCACCACCTGCACTCCAGGCTCTTGGAACATTCAAAGAATGATAGAGGCAGTTGATGATCTTCCGCTAAACTTTGGCTTCTTGGGGAAAGGAAATGATTCCCAAGAGATAGCATTAATGGAGCAAATAGAGGGCGGCGCATGCGGTTTAAAGCTGCACGAGGATTGGGGGACGACGCCTGCCACCATTGACTCTGCTTTGAGGGTTGCAGACAAAACTGACACCCAAGTGGCAATTCATACTGACACTTTAAACGAATGCGGGTATGTGGATGATACGATAAGCGCAATAGATGGCAGAACCATTCACACATATCACACTGAGGGCGCTGGCGGAGGGCATGCCCCCGACATAATGAAGATTGCCGGCGAAAAAAACGTCCTGCCGTCATCGACAAATCCGACAAGACCGTTTACGGTCAACACATTATCTGAGCACTTGGATATGATGATGGTCTGTCATCACCTCAATCCGTCTGTTCCAGAAGATGTCTCTTTTGCAGAATCGCGAATTCGAGGCGAAACCATAGCAGCTGAGGACGTCTTGCATGACATCGGGGCCCTAAGCATGATGTCATCTGACAGTCAGGCAATGGGCAGGGTAGGTGAGATTACAACAAGAAACTGGCAAACTGCCGATAAGATGAAAAAGATGACAGGCAGACTCGTACAGGAATCTGGAGAAAACGATAACCTAAGGGTGAAGCGGTATCTTGCCAAAATCACAATAAATCCGGCAATCACGCACGGGATATCGCATTGCGTGGGATCGTTGCAGCCTGGGAAAATCGCAGACATTGTAGTGTGGACGCCACAATTTTTTGGCATCAAACCAAAATTGATAATCAAGGGGGGAATGATTGCGTATTCTCTGATGGGGGATCCTAATGCATCGATACCAACCACAGAGCCCGTCTCCTACAGACCGATGTTTGGATCCATGGGCGGAGCAAAACATTCTACATCGGTTACGTTCACATCGCAAATTGCTCTTGATTTGGGTCTACCCTCCAAGGTCAAGACAAGTAAGAAATTGGTTCCAGTAAAAAATTGTAGAAATATTGGCAAGAAAGATATGATTTACAATGATCTCACACCAAAAATAGAGATTAATCCAGAAACGTATGAGGTCAGAGTGGACGGAAATATTGCTACAGTTGATCCAGTTGACAAAGTGTCGCTTGCAAGACTATACAATCTCTTCTAA
- a CDS encoding urease subunit beta: MIPGEYFISDQPIIANENRKTVKILVTNTGDRPIQVGSHTHFFEANKALSFSRKDSYGFHLNIPAGTSVRFEPGDSREVELVEYAGKRIVFGFSGLVNGNLDEKREEALNKLKERGFKS, translated from the coding sequence ATGATCCCTGGAGAATATTTCATTTCAGATCAACCAATCATAGCTAATGAAAATAGAAAAACTGTAAAAATTCTAGTAACAAATACTGGTGATAGACCAATACAGGTGGGATCCCACACTCATTTCTTTGAGGCAAACAAGGCACTGTCTTTTTCCAGAAAAGACTCCTACGGATTTCATCTAAACATTCCTGCAGGCACATCCGTTAGATTTGAGCCGGGCGACTCTAGGGAAGTAGAACTTGTAGAATATGCCGGAAAAAGAATTGTTTTCGGGTTTTCTGGACTGGTCAACGGGAATCTGGATGAAAAAAGAGAAGAGGCCCTGAATAAATTAAAGGAAAGAGGTTTCAAATCATGA
- a CDS encoding urease subunit gamma: MMFTPKDLDKLSIFVAAQLAQRRKERGLKLNHPEAVALITDHILEGARDGKTVSELMISGNKVLKKDDVLPGVPELIHTIQVEATFEDGTKLVTVHNPIV, encoded by the coding sequence ATGATGTTTACTCCTAAAGATCTTGATAAACTCAGTATTTTTGTTGCGGCACAGTTGGCACAGAGGCGAAAGGAGAGGGGCTTGAAATTAAATCACCCAGAGGCAGTTGCCTTGATCACAGATCACATCCTTGAGGGTGCACGGGATGGAAAAACGGTTTCAGAGCTTATGATCTCTGGGAACAAGGTGCTAAAAAAAGATGATGTCTTACCTGGCGTACCTGAACTTATTCATACAATTCAAGTCGAGGCAACATTTGAGGACGGGACAAAACTTGTAACCGTACATAACCCAATAGTGTAA
- a CDS encoding urease accessory protein UreE, with product MLSPTSIVGNIFAENGSQILKGKTFEKLQISRHDLEKNRLRRTTDKGIDIAIILERGAKLQHGDILKHDESFVVVEQIPEKVITVKTKGKDDAFEVLVLLGHIIGNRHRPISLEGRSVTFPIQAESELEVFERLFAPIIGKIEMNVEEKIYKPDERMNVHEH from the coding sequence ATGCTAAGCCCAACGTCAATCGTGGGAAATATTTTTGCTGAAAACGGATCGCAAATTCTAAAGGGGAAAACATTTGAAAAACTACAGATATCACGTCACGATTTGGAGAAAAATAGGCTTCGCAGAACAACTGACAAAGGCATCGACATTGCCATAATACTGGAACGCGGCGCAAAGTTGCAACATGGCGATATCCTCAAACACGATGAGAGTTTTGTTGTGGTTGAGCAAATTCCGGAAAAAGTCATCACAGTAAAAACAAAGGGAAAAGACGATGCCTTTGAAGTATTAGTGTTATTGGGCCACATAATTGGAAATAGGCACAGACCAATTTCGTTAGAAGGTAGATCAGTAACATTTCCCATACAGGCAGAATCTGAACTAGAGGTATTTGAAAGACTGTTCGCGCCCATAATAGGAAAAATAGAGATGAATGTTGAGGAAAAGATCTACAAGCCAGACGAGAGGATGAACGTTCATGAGCATTGA
- a CDS encoding urease accessory protein UreF produces the protein MYANSNGLESIFQNNKKITHLEVERIIETQLKQQIGPTDLIVMLNALKFASEREFDKISELDMKANSMKNIKEVREASKRSGIQLAKCVKEFVNDKILEKYLEFHQKGTADGAYPVSFGLCANALGIDPQKAGLMFLYGFVVSVAGAASRMGIIQHYQAQKTIHELKPLIIKIVRESLDKSTKDIWQFAPHLEILQMHHDRMDSKMFIT, from the coding sequence TTGTATGCAAACTCAAACGGCCTTGAAAGTATATTTCAAAATAATAAAAAGATCACGCATCTTGAGGTCGAGCGAATTATTGAAACACAACTAAAACAACAAATCGGCCCTACAGATTTGATAGTGATGTTGAATGCATTGAAATTCGCAAGTGAAAGAGAATTTGACAAAATATCAGAACTCGATATGAAAGCTAATTCGATGAAGAACATCAAAGAGGTAAGAGAGGCCTCCAAAAGGTCCGGAATCCAATTGGCAAAGTGTGTCAAAGAATTCGTCAATGATAAAATTCTTGAGAAATATTTGGAATTTCATCAAAAAGGAACAGCGGATGGAGCATATCCAGTTAGTTTCGGTCTGTGTGCAAATGCCTTGGGGATTGATCCTCAAAAGGCAGGATTGATGTTCCTGTATGGCTTTGTAGTAAGCGTAGCAGGTGCAGCGTCAAGAATGGGAATAATTCAGCATTACCAAGCGCAAAAAACGATTCATGAGTTAAAGCCGCTAATTATCAAAATTGTAAGAGAAAGTCTCGATAAATCTACAAAAGATATTTGGCAATTTGCGCCTCATTTGGAGATTTTACAAATGCATCATGACAGGATGGATTCTAAAATGTTTATTACATAA
- the ureG gene encoding urease accessory protein UreG, producing MTDRIPRLGIGGPVGSGKSMLIERIVPVLASRGYSISIISNDVISKEDADRMRKNLATDRGLLPENLVIGIATGGCPHTAIREDPSINISVIEEIEEKHPELDLIIIESGGDNITTTFSPSLADYFIYIIDVAGGDKYPRKGGLGIESCDLLVINKIDLAPNVGADLGVMEQDALRIRKDKPYVFVNCKNNIAINAVSEHIIRDLLFDSQPKVTLPGKGSK from the coding sequence ATGACTGACAGAATACCAAGGCTTGGGATTGGTGGGCCCGTGGGCTCTGGCAAAAGCATGTTAATTGAGAGAATCGTTCCAGTATTGGCATCCAGAGGATACAGCATTAGCATAATTTCAAACGATGTCATATCAAAAGAAGATGCAGATAGAATGAGAAAGAACTTGGCAACTGACCGAGGCCTGTTGCCAGAAAACCTCGTCATTGGCATTGCCACCGGAGGATGTCCACATACTGCAATTAGAGAGGATCCGTCAATTAACATCTCAGTCATAGAAGAAATTGAAGAAAAACATCCCGAGCTAGATCTCATAATCATAGAAAGTGGTGGGGACAACATCACAACAACCTTCAGCCCAAGCCTTGCAGACTATTTCATTTACATAATTGATGTCGCAGGCGGTGACAAATACCCAAGAAAGGGAGGCCTTGGGATAGAAAGCTGCGATCTTCTTGTAATAAACAAAATTGATCTTGCACCCAATGTAGGAGCGGATCTTGGTGTGATGGAGCAAGACGCGCTACGCATTCGCAAAGACAAACCATACGTCTTTGTCAATTGTAAAAACAATATTGCAATAAACGCAGTGTCAGAGCACATAATCAGAGATCTCCTTTTTGATAGTCAACCAAAAGTAACGCTGCCAGGAAAAGGTAGTAAGTAG
- a CDS encoding urease accessory protein UreD, producing the protein MEETSAEMLQHNEAIKQLGVGRSGKNGKLKIILDVDSSGKTRIKEKESAFPLSVQKEIYYDQFQPNMTHVYMISSSGGILQGDKYAIDITLEKNALAHITTQGATRIYGMNASNAIQVVNVSLDDGAYLEFIPDQIIPYRDSRFYQEISFKVHDNATMIYSEIVSPGRIGMGEIFDYDICYLRSVGKNQKDVLRFTDYTKIEPKKMNLQDFGLLEQKQITASMYILAKTKDVETIIRTLEDKIKNSSEIEIGWATMTKENGVLIRILGNTTRDVIRLVYDITKIVRKAVLDSDFHEIRKT; encoded by the coding sequence ATGGAAGAAACATCAGCTGAAATGCTTCAGCATAATGAAGCGATAAAACAGCTTGGAGTCGGCAGGTCCGGCAAAAACGGCAAACTGAAAATAATTCTAGACGTGGATTCTTCTGGAAAGACTAGAATAAAGGAAAAAGAATCTGCATTTCCGCTCAGCGTCCAAAAGGAAATCTACTATGATCAGTTTCAACCAAATATGACCCATGTCTACATGATATCTAGCTCTGGCGGAATTTTGCAGGGGGACAAATACGCAATTGACATAACTTTGGAAAAAAATGCGCTGGCCCACATAACGACACAGGGAGCCACAAGAATCTACGGCATGAATGCCAGTAACGCAATTCAAGTGGTAAATGTGTCACTTGATGACGGCGCCTATCTTGAGTTCATTCCAGACCAGATAATCCCCTACAGAGACTCTAGGTTCTACCAAGAGATCAGCTTTAAGGTGCATGACAATGCCACAATGATTTACTCTGAAATCGTAAGCCCGGGAAGAATAGGCATGGGGGAGATTTTTGATTACGACATATGCTATCTCAGATCAGTAGGAAAAAATCAAAAAGATGTATTGAGATTTACAGATTACACCAAAATCGAGCCAAAAAAGATGAATTTGCAGGATTTTGGATTATTAGAACAGAAACAAATTACGGCAAGCATGTACATTCTGGCAAAAACAAAAGACGTTGAAACAATAATTAGAACTTTGGAAGATAAGATTAAGAACTCTTCAGAAATTGAAATCGGGTGGGCTACTATGACAAAAGAAAACGGTGTATTGATACGAATTCTCGGGAATACGACAAGAGATGTTATTAGACTGGTTTACGACATAACAAAAATAGTCAGAAAGGCAGTGCTTGATTCAGACTTTCATGAGATACGAAAGACTTGA
- a CDS encoding zinc ribbon domain-containing protein, with translation MSLGEVDTLNLLAEKLDNLFKDSQGYYESFLDANTMYKHGKLSDKEFFEKMGDYIVAYSALEFLAVKVLFEMKKAIDKVGAGNLGTTQSPGLMPGMGGGMMPGMGRVPVMPAQTPGRPPSIVSAGEAFSSPGTLPSPDPSMMPRSSQTGCRSCGADLRAGAKFCTKCGTKT, from the coding sequence ATGTCGCTTGGTGAAGTAGACACACTAAACCTTTTAGCAGAAAAATTAGATAATTTGTTTAAGGACTCTCAAGGATACTACGAGTCGTTTTTGGACGCAAACACAATGTACAAGCATGGAAAACTATCTGATAAGGAATTTTTTGAAAAGATGGGTGATTACATCGTCGCATATTCTGCGCTAGAATTTTTGGCAGTAAAAGTGCTCTTTGAGATGAAAAAGGCAATAGACAAAGTAGGTGCAGGAAACCTTGGAACAACCCAGTCCCCGGGATTGATGCCCGGCATGGGTGGGGGAATGATGCCCGGCATGGGACGAGTGCCAGTTATGCCTGCACAGACACCTGGAAGGCCGCCGTCGATTGTTTCAGCAGGTGAGGCATTTTCCTCGCCAGGAACCTTACCTTCACCAGATCCTTCAATGATGCCACGATCTTCGCAAACCGGATGCAGGTCGTGTGGCGCAGATCTTAGAGCGGGTGCAAAGTTCTGCACCAAGTGCGGAACTAAAACTTAG
- the trxA gene encoding thioredoxin → MALAHITNAKDWQTQVVDSPNPVFVDFWAEWCGPCRMVGPVVEELAKDYEGKVNFVKVNVDEANELAAKYNIFSIPTLMLIHKGQVLAQQVGAASKESYKGMIDRALSKT, encoded by the coding sequence ATGGCTTTAGCACACATAACAAATGCAAAGGACTGGCAAACACAAGTCGTGGATTCTCCAAACCCCGTTTTCGTAGATTTCTGGGCAGAGTGGTGTGGTCCGTGCAGAATGGTAGGTCCTGTAGTAGAAGAGCTTGCCAAAGATTACGAAGGCAAGGTAAACTTTGTCAAAGTAAACGTCGATGAGGCAAATGAACTAGCCGCAAAATACAACATCTTTAGCATTCCGACTTTGATGCTTATACACAAGGGTCAGGTCTTGGCTCAGCAGGTTGGTGCGGCATCAAAGGAATCCTACAAGGGAATGATTGACAGAGCGCTCTCTAAAACCTAA
- a CDS encoding PRC-barrel domain-containing protein — protein MSSELRLKKLRGSGGFVMAQVSDDQQRKGNLGGPDLFLAPIGRLDQEKISKYYCNTCEKDYEGSPKIEYESPNEEVAQNLILLERGQYMCTTCGSTIAEYREFQKQNQQADVGLAKPISPSIDQPTVSESTIQPLTRSETQTFSSPSDSQNSFSSIVGMSVYDSDAKKVGVAKQVGVNSSHQVVLIVTKNNGSDETIEWGKIKKIGEIILLGDGTQSGADSGLRCAGCSFENKIGSKFCESCGSKL, from the coding sequence ATGAGCTCAGAGCTGCGTTTGAAAAAGCTTAGAGGTTCAGGCGGATTTGTCATGGCCCAGGTTTCAGACGATCAGCAAAGAAAGGGCAACTTGGGAGGGCCCGACTTGTTCTTAGCCCCAATTGGAAGATTGGATCAGGAAAAAATTTCAAAATATTACTGTAATACATGTGAGAAGGATTATGAGGGAAGTCCAAAAATTGAATATGAGAGCCCAAATGAAGAAGTCGCGCAAAATTTGATCCTGTTGGAGCGAGGACAGTATATGTGCACCACTTGCGGCTCCACCATAGCAGAATACAGGGAATTCCAAAAACAAAACCAGCAGGCAGATGTAGGTCTTGCAAAGCCAATTTCTCCATCAATTGATCAGCCTACTGTTTCTGAATCAACCATTCAGCCACTTACACGATCAGAAACCCAAACATTTTCCTCGCCATCAGATTCACAGAACTCATTTAGCTCAATAGTCGGAATGTCAGTCTATGACTCTGATGCAAAAAAGGTAGGAGTCGCAAAACAAGTTGGAGTGAATTCATCGCATCAGGTAGTCTTGATTGTGACAAAAAACAATGGTTCTGATGAGACCATCGAATGGGGCAAGATCAAAAAAATTGGCGAGATAATTCTGTTGGGAGACGGAACTCAGTCGGGAGCAGATTCAGGACTCAGATGCGCTGGGTGTAGTTTTGAAAATAAGATAGGCTCCAAGTTTTGTGAGAGTTGCGGAAGCAAGCTTTAA
- a CDS encoding signal peptidase I, whose amino-acid sequence MASSSTVKTIVKDVIIVAVGVAAIWFGLQLAFGTQNPFYVVSSGSMIPVLEVYDVLVVQGHVPFADIQVGDIIVFNRPSGHDRVIVHRVADILDDNPKTIRTKGDANPSSIPGTDYPLTEEEYIGKVVYVVPQIGYITRILTPPINYIIIAVIVGIMIVKQYYGKGKKESPKFETTQAESATVEEFAKSPDTEYNDSVLDLPKEDLVKSPDTERVDSTMDSNRDSKDQNESKT is encoded by the coding sequence ATGGCTTCAAGCTCAACGGTAAAGACAATCGTAAAGGACGTTATCATAGTTGCAGTGGGAGTTGCCGCAATCTGGTTTGGACTTCAGCTAGCGTTTGGAACGCAGAATCCGTTCTATGTCGTATCTAGTGGAAGCATGATTCCAGTCTTAGAAGTGTATGACGTGTTGGTAGTCCAAGGCCATGTGCCATTTGCAGACATCCAAGTAGGCGACATAATCGTGTTTAACAGGCCAAGCGGGCACGACAGGGTAATTGTCCACCGTGTAGCAGATATTTTGGACGATAATCCAAAGACGATTCGAACAAAGGGCGATGCAAACCCTAGCTCTATTCCTGGAACCGACTATCCACTCACGGAAGAGGAGTATATCGGCAAAGTCGTCTACGTCGTACCGCAAATAGGATACATAACAAGGATTCTGACTCCCCCAATCAACTACATCATAATTGCAGTAATAGTTGGCATAATGATTGTAAAACAGTATTATGGAAAGGGCAAGAAAGAATCACCCAAATTTGAAACTACCCAAGCAGAATCTGCCACAGTGGAAGAATTTGCAAAATCGCCAGATACAGAATACAATGATTCTGTCTTGGATTTGCCAAAAGAGGATCTTGTAAAATCGCCAGATACAGAACGCGTTGATTCTACAATGGATTCAAACCGTGACAGCAAGGACCAAAACGAGAGTAAAACCTAA
- a CDS encoding NAD(P)-dependent malic enzyme yields the protein MTTAKKALALHRRLKGKITIESKIRNLKQGDIKLIYTPGVAFVCEAIYKKPSEKYNLTSKGNNVAIVTDGTRILGLGNIGPYAALPVMEGKAVLYKEFGNVNAFPICLNTTDKDQITCTIKAIEPAFGAINLEDIESPKALEISAELEKTLSIPVFHDDRHGTAVVALAALFNSLKLVRKPLSSRIVLAGAGSAGYGICKLLRFAGCRNLIVVDSEGAIYKGRTRRMNKYKKEIAEITNPKRQKGTLENIIKNADVFIGVSGIKGLLLPKMVQSMNRDPIIFALTNPDPEIDPKVAKKSGARIIATGSYMYENKINNALVFPYLMRVILDRRIRKITLALLHAAAKAVASTVPSTQLAYNHIMPEIGNRQIQNNISRALRKFK from the coding sequence ATGACCACAGCAAAAAAAGCACTGGCGCTTCACAGGAGACTAAAGGGCAAGATAACAATTGAAAGTAAAATTCGCAACCTAAAGCAGGGCGATATCAAGTTAATTTACACGCCCGGCGTAGCTTTTGTTTGCGAGGCAATTTACAAAAAGCCTTCTGAAAAATACAACCTTACTTCAAAGGGTAACAATGTTGCAATAGTAACCGATGGAACGAGGATTCTCGGCTTGGGAAACATTGGCCCTTATGCCGCACTTCCAGTCATGGAGGGAAAGGCAGTACTGTACAAAGAATTTGGCAATGTGAACGCGTTTCCCATTTGTCTTAACACTACAGACAAGGATCAGATCACATGTACGATTAAAGCAATTGAGCCAGCTTTTGGCGCGATAAATCTTGAAGACATTGAATCCCCAAAGGCACTAGAGATTTCTGCCGAGCTTGAAAAAACACTTTCAATTCCTGTGTTTCATGACGACAGACATGGGACTGCAGTTGTAGCACTAGCAGCCCTGTTTAATTCATTAAAGCTTGTAAGAAAACCGCTGTCATCTAGAATCGTACTGGCAGGTGCAGGGTCAGCAGGCTATGGAATCTGCAAGCTTCTAAGATTTGCAGGATGCCGAAATTTGATTGTGGTGGATTCTGAGGGCGCAATTTACAAAGGACGAACAAGGCGCATGAACAAGTACAAAAAAGAGATTGCTGAAATTACAAATCCAAAGAGACAGAAAGGAACGCTGGAGAACATCATAAAAAACGCCGACGTTTTCATCGGAGTTTCCGGAATCAAAGGACTTCTTTTGCCCAAGATGGTACAAAGCATGAACAGGGATCCAATAATCTTTGCACTTACAAACCCTGATCCAGAAATAGACCCAAAAGTTGCAAAGAAATCAGGGGCAAGAATCATCGCCACTGGCAGTTACATGTATGAAAACAAGATCAACAACGCGCTCGTGTTTCCATACCTGATGAGAGTTATCTTGGATAGAAGGATAAGAAAAATCACCCTTGCTTTGCTGCACGCTGCTGCAAAAGCAGTAGCAAGTACGGTTCCCAGCACACAACTTGCCTACAACCACATAATGCCTGAGATTGGCAATAGGCAAATACAAAATAATATCAGCAGAGCATTAAGGAAATTCAAATAA
- a CDS encoding 4-hydroxyphenylacetate 3-hydroxylase family protein has translation MPIRTGQEYIQSLRGRKLTVYLFGELVKDPVDHPMIRPSINAVAETYDLAAREEQLASPMSKISGKHVNRFLHIAESAQDLVLQNKMQRKLGQLTGTCFQRCVGMDALNSLHSTTFEIDEKHHTSYHKKLLEFIKQMQEENFVIGGAMTDVKGDRSKAPHEQADPDLFLRITKRTKDGVYVKGAKAHQTGCINSHWIIVMPTMRLTEKDKDYAIVGAIPADAPGITYIYGRQSCDTRSMEEGDIDAGNSKFAGQEALMILDDVFIPNDKIFMNGEYEFAAMLVERFTCYHRRSYVCKTGLGDVLIGASAAVSDYNGIPDVSHIRDKLVEMTHLNESIYAAGIASSYQAQEMKSGVWLNDDMLANVCKHNVTRFPYEISRLAQDIAGGLVVTMPSEQDFKHPVAGPLLKKYLAGRKGIDVENRIRILRLIENMTLGRNAVGYLTESMHGAGSPQAQRIQIARQMQLGYKKKLAKSLANVKENGDETPENSDYFKRVFKIPQK, from the coding sequence ATGCCAATTAGAACTGGGCAGGAATATATCCAAAGCTTAAGGGGCAGAAAACTCACAGTGTATCTTTTTGGAGAACTAGTAAAGGATCCGGTGGATCATCCTATGATTCGTCCTTCAATTAACGCAGTTGCCGAAACATATGACCTGGCAGCAAGGGAGGAGCAACTGGCATCACCAATGTCGAAGATTTCAGGAAAACACGTAAACAGATTTTTACATATTGCAGAATCTGCACAGGACTTGGTTTTACAAAACAAGATGCAAAGAAAACTAGGCCAGCTTACAGGAACCTGCTTCCAGAGGTGTGTGGGAATGGATGCACTGAATTCACTTCACTCAACCACGTTTGAAATAGATGAAAAACACCATACCAGTTATCACAAAAAATTACTTGAATTTATCAAACAAATGCAGGAAGAGAATTTTGTCATAGGTGGAGCGATGACTGATGTCAAAGGCGACAGAAGCAAGGCTCCACACGAGCAAGCAGATCCAGATCTGTTTCTTAGAATAACAAAAAGAACCAAAGACGGCGTATATGTCAAGGGTGCAAAGGCGCACCAGACAGGCTGCATCAATTCACACTGGATAATCGTAATGCCTACTATGAGACTAACAGAAAAAGACAAGGACTATGCCATAGTTGGAGCAATTCCAGCAGACGCGCCAGGAATCACCTACATCTATGGCCGCCAGTCATGTGACACAAGAAGCATGGAAGAAGGAGACATCGATGCAGGGAACTCGAAATTTGCAGGACAGGAGGCTCTGATGATCCTTGACGACGTTTTCATTCCAAACGATAAAATTTTCATGAATGGCGAGTACGAATTTGCAGCAATGCTAGTTGAGCGATTTACTTGCTATCACAGAAGAAGCTACGTCTGCAAGACTGGCCTAGGCGATGTATTAATTGGCGCATCGGCTGCAGTTTCAGATTATAATGGCATCCCGGATGTATCACATATTCGAGACAAGCTTGTCGAGATGACGCACCTAAACGAGTCCATCTATGCGGCAGGGATTGCATCTTCCTATCAAGCACAAGAAATGAAATCAGGTGTGTGGCTAAACGACGACATGCTTGCAAACGTATGCAAACACAACGTCACTAGATTCCCATACGAAATCTCTAGACTCGCACAGGATATAGCTGGCGGGCTTGTTGTCACAATGCCTTCTGAGCAGGACTTTAAGCATCCTGTGGCAGGACCACTACTCAAAAAGTATCTTGCCGGAAGAAAGGGAATAGATGTTGAGAACAGAATACGTATTTTGCGATTAATTGAAAACATGACACTTGGACGAAACGCAGTGGGATATCTGACTGAGTCAATGCATGGTGCAGGTTCGCCCCAGGCCCAAAGAATTCAGATTGCACGACAAATGCAGCTTGGGTACAAGAAAAAGCTAGCAAAGAGCCTTGCAAACGTCAAAGAAAATGGAGACGAAACACCAGAGAACTCTGACTACTTTAAACGAGTATTCAAAATTCCACAAAAATAA